The sequence GCTGCTGCTTCTGCTCCAGCCGCCGCTCCGGCTGCTGCTGACGAAGATGCTATCGCCGCGCCTGCTGCTCGCAAGCTGGCCGAAGAAAACGGTATCAACCTGGCTTCCGTCAAAGGCACCGGCAAAGACGGCCGTGTGACCAAGGAAGACGTGGTTGCTGCTGTTGAAGCCAAGAAAGCCGCTCCGGCTGCCGCACCTGCCAAGGCTGCTGCACCAGCTGCCGCTGCTCCTGTGTTCGCTGTTGGCGACCGCACCGAGAAGCGCGTACCGATGACCCGCGTTCGCGCCACCGTGGCCAAGCGCCTGGTTGAAGCACAGTCGAACATGGCGATGCTGACCACTTTCAACGAAGTCGACATGACCGAAGTCATGGCCCTGCGTTCGAAGTACAAGGACCTGTTCGAGAAGTCCCACAACGGCGTACGCCTGGGCTTCATGTCGTTCTTCGTGAAAGCGGCCACCGAAGCGCTGAAACGCTTCCCGGCAGTCAACGCTTCCATCGACGGCAGCGACATCGTGTACCACGGCTACGCAGACGTCGGCGTTGCCGTGTCCAGCGACCGTGGCCTGGTGGTACCGGTTCTGCGTAACGCCGAACTGATGAGCCTGGCTGAAATCGAAGGCGGCATTGCCAACTTCGGCAAGAAAGCCCGTGACGGTAAGCTGACCATCGACGAGATGACCGGTGGTACCTTCACTATCACCAACGGTGGTACTTTCGGTTCGATGATGTCGACCCCGATCGTCAACCCGCCACAAGCCGCGATCCTGGGCATGCACAACATTCTGCAGCGTCCTATGGCGATCAACGGTCAAGTGGTCATCCGTCCGATGATGTATCTGGCGCTGTCCTACGATCACCGCCTGATCGATGGTAAAGAAGCCGTGACTTTCCTGGTGACCATCAAGAACCTGCTGGAAGACCCGGCTCGTCTGCTGCTGGATATCTGATAAAGCAGCCGTGAGCTGCAAGTTTCAAGCTGCAAGCAATTGCAGCCTGGCTTGCGGCTTGTGGCTTGAAGCTTTTTGCTAAAGAGGATTTTTTTTCATGTCGCAGAAATTTGACGTTGTAGTGATTGGTGCAGGCCCTGGCGGCTACGTTGCCGCCATCAAGGCTGCACAACTGGGCCTCTCGACTGCTTGCATCGAAAAATACACTGACAAGGAAGGCAAACTGGCGTTGGGCGGTACTTGCCTGAACGTTGGCTGCATTCCTTCCAAGGCGCTGCTGGACAGCTCCTGGAAATTCCACGAAGCCCAGGACGGTTTTGCCATCCACGGCATCAACCACGCTGGCGTGA is a genomic window of Pseudomonas sp. ADAK18 containing:
- the odhB gene encoding 2-oxoglutarate dehydrogenase complex dihydrolipoyllysine-residue succinyltransferase translates to MAIEIKAPSFPESVADGTVATWHKKPGEAVKRDDLIVDIETDKVVLEVLAEADGVLGAIVAEEGATVLSNQVLGSIEEGGAAAAAPAAAAAPAAASAPAAAPAAADEDAIAAPAARKLAEENGINLASVKGTGKDGRVTKEDVVAAVEAKKAAPAAAPAKAAAPAAAAPVFAVGDRTEKRVPMTRVRATVAKRLVEAQSNMAMLTTFNEVDMTEVMALRSKYKDLFEKSHNGVRLGFMSFFVKAATEALKRFPAVNASIDGSDIVYHGYADVGVAVSSDRGLVVPVLRNAELMSLAEIEGGIANFGKKARDGKLTIDEMTGGTFTITNGGTFGSMMSTPIVNPPQAAILGMHNILQRPMAINGQVVIRPMMYLALSYDHRLIDGKEAVTFLVTIKNLLEDPARLLLDI